One part of the Falsibacillus pallidus genome encodes these proteins:
- a CDS encoding alkaline phosphatase, whose translation MGVSRGKFFLVIFSISILTAGCQASPGAEAKQPGKRNVIFMVMDGTNSDVVTLARWYKGGSLNLDKILTGGVRTYSLESSITDSAAAGTALATGHKTVTDAIGMVPVDSEGRSEKQRRSFRPVVNVLEAAQAEGLATGIVSTSPVQHATPAAFSSHSIARDDFDDIGEQQVYQGMDVVLGGGKLSLIPKSELDDGNLEKVPFGAKDARKDGENLVSVIRDKGYSFVETKRQMERASGSKLWGSFAYGDVAYEFDRAKLHPNQPSLAEMTGKAIDVLSKDRDGFFLFVEGSKVDWAAHKNDPIGMISEVLSFDEAVGEALDFAKKDGNTMVVAVTDHGNSGLTIGGRTTNKTYAHTPIEKIVGPLKKAELTVEGAVSELKEDRSNLKSVLADYGLDGLSVDDFSMVASSKDVGGEMVKLLAEHANLGFTTHGHTGEDVFLYSYGPGKPTGLVNNIEISKYIADFIGMDMKGVGSKLFVNAAEYYKAEGFDVSVDDSDAENPVFVAKKDSLVIQYPENKNVRIENGKATELSGVNVFNGEEFFIPVE comes from the coding sequence ATGGGTGTTTCTAGAGGGAAGTTCTTTTTGGTAATTTTTTCAATATCTATACTGACGGCTGGTTGTCAGGCCAGCCCCGGAGCCGAGGCGAAGCAGCCCGGGAAGCGGAATGTGATTTTCATGGTGATGGACGGGACGAATTCCGATGTGGTGACGCTCGCCAGGTGGTATAAGGGCGGATCGCTGAATTTGGATAAGATTTTGACCGGTGGTGTGCGGACGTATTCTTTGGAGTCTTCGATTACGGATTCAGCCGCTGCCGGGACGGCTCTTGCCACGGGGCATAAGACGGTGACGGATGCGATCGGGATGGTGCCTGTTGATTCTGAGGGGAGGAGCGAGAAGCAACGGCGGTCCTTCCGTCCAGTCGTGAATGTACTGGAAGCTGCACAGGCAGAAGGGTTGGCTACCGGAATTGTTTCTACTTCCCCTGTCCAGCATGCGACCCCCGCTGCTTTTTCGTCCCACTCCATTGCCCGGGATGATTTTGACGATATCGGCGAGCAGCAGGTGTATCAAGGGATGGATGTGGTGCTCGGCGGCGGGAAGCTTTCGTTGATTCCTAAGTCGGAGTTGGATGATGGGAATCTGGAGAAGGTGCCATTTGGGGCGAAGGATGCCCGGAAGGATGGCGAGAATTTGGTTAGTGTCATCCGGGACAAGGGGTACTCTTTTGTGGAGACGAAGAGGCAGATGGAACGTGCTTCCGGTTCCAAGTTGTGGGGAAGCTTCGCTTATGGCGATGTTGCCTACGAGTTTGACCGTGCAAAACTGCACCCGAATCAGCCTTCTCTGGCTGAGATGACGGGGAAAGCGATTGATGTTTTGTCCAAGGATCGGGATGGGTTCTTTCTGTTTGTGGAAGGCAGCAAAGTTGACTGGGCTGCCCATAAGAATGATCCGATTGGGATGATCAGTGAGGTTTTATCATTTGATGAAGCCGTTGGTGAGGCGCTGGATTTTGCGAAGAAAGATGGGAATACGATGGTTGTGGCTGTCACGGACCATGGGAACAGTGGGTTGACCATCGGGGGGCGGACGACGAATAAAACGTATGCGCATACGCCGATTGAGAAGATTGTCGGGCCGCTGAAGAAAGCAGAGCTCACCGTGGAAGGTGCGGTTTCCGAGTTGAAGGAAGACCGCTCTAATTTAAAAAGTGTGTTGGCGGACTACGGATTGGATGGGTTGTCTGTCGATGATTTTTCCATGGTGGCGAGTTCTAAAGATGTTGGCGGCGAAATGGTGAAGCTTTTGGCTGAGCATGCGAATCTCGGTTTTACGACACATGGGCACACTGGCGAAGATGTGTTTTTGTATTCGTATGGGCCTGGGAAGCCAACTGGGCTTGTTAATAATATTGAGATTTCGAAGTATATCGCGGATTTTATCGGGATGGATATGAAAGGTGTTGGGTCGAAGCTGTTTGTGAATGCTGCTGAGTATTATAAGGCTGAGGGATTTGATGTTTCTGTGGATGATTCGGACGCGGAGAATCCGGTTTTTGTGGCGAAGAAAGATAGTTTGGTGATTCAGTATCCCGAGAATAAAAATGTGCGGATTGAGAATGGGAAGGCGACGGAACTTAGTGGGGTGAATGTGTTTAATGGTGAGGAGTTTTTTATACCGGTGGAGTGA
- a CDS encoding sigma-70 family RNA polymerase sigma factor, whose amino-acid sequence MYSAMEKSQYRGERDYQDHQDQTSSQTAILENLIDQYETAITQFAFTYVKDWGAAQDITQEVFIKVYGKLESFQQRSSMKTWLFSITANQCKDFLRVQESRKRKLTSFIQRVFTHQEEKTPEDMLQEKHQNASLAQDVLALPVKYREIIILYYYEELNTNEIAALLDQSPSTIRTKLDRARKQLKELNERRAEA is encoded by the coding sequence TTGTACAGCGCAATGGAGAAAAGCCAGTACCGGGGGGAACGGGACTATCAGGACCACCAAGACCAAACATCAAGTCAAACAGCCATACTGGAAAATTTAATAGATCAATATGAAACGGCCATCACCCAATTCGCGTTTACCTATGTCAAGGATTGGGGAGCCGCGCAGGACATCACGCAGGAGGTATTCATCAAAGTCTACGGAAAGCTGGAGTCTTTCCAGCAGAGGTCTTCCATGAAGACGTGGCTCTTCAGCATAACAGCCAACCAATGCAAAGATTTTCTAAGAGTCCAAGAGAGCAGGAAGCGAAAGCTGACCTCCTTTATCCAAAGGGTGTTTACCCACCAGGAAGAGAAGACACCTGAAGACATGCTTCAGGAAAAACACCAAAACGCAAGTCTCGCGCAAGACGTCCTTGCTCTGCCAGTCAAATATCGAGAAATCATAATCTTATACTATTACGAAGAATTGAATACAAACGAAATTGCCGCTCTGCTCGACCAAAGCCCATCCACAATCAGGACGAAGCTGGACAGGGCGCGCAAGCAGCTGAAGGAGCTCAATGAAAGGAGAGCTGAAGCATGA
- a CDS encoding DUF6155 family protein yields the protein MKITDLKKQLKDLNQKELITLIADLYKLNSEVKDYLSSKFSGEEAHIELHEKARLQIRNEFFPDRGHGKLRLTEAKKAISTFKKLVGDPARTLDLMLYYVELGTEFTNTFGDIDMTFYNSLVSMYDKAAVECDKDVALVEAFHDRFYRLVRESEGIGWGYSMAIEEIYYSMGWDEEDADVIE from the coding sequence ATGAAGATTACTGACCTGAAAAAACAATTAAAAGATCTTAATCAAAAGGAGCTTATCACGCTTATTGCTGATTTATATAAGTTGAATTCGGAAGTGAAAGACTATTTATCCAGCAAATTTTCCGGAGAAGAAGCCCACATAGAGCTTCATGAAAAAGCGCGTTTGCAAATTCGGAACGAGTTTTTTCCGGATAGAGGACACGGGAAGCTGCGGCTCACTGAAGCGAAAAAAGCCATCTCGACTTTTAAAAAGCTAGTGGGGGATCCTGCGCGGACACTAGACCTCATGCTTTACTATGTGGAACTCGGAACGGAATTTACGAATACCTTCGGGGATATTGATATGACTTTCTACAACAGTTTGGTGTCGATGTATGATAAGGCTGCAGTTGAGTGCGATAAGGATGTGGCTTTAGTAGAGGCATTCCATGATCGTTTTTATCGTTTGGTCCGCGAGTCTGAAGGAATTGGCTGGGGGTATTCTATGGCAATAGAGGAGATTTATTATTCAATGGGCTGGGATGAAGAGGATGCTGATGTTATTGAGTAA